Proteins from one Elgaria multicarinata webbii isolate HBS135686 ecotype San Diego chromosome 3, rElgMul1.1.pri, whole genome shotgun sequence genomic window:
- the LOC134396429 gene encoding zinc finger protein 658B-like, whose protein sequence is LHKRIHTGEKPYKCFECGKSFAQSTQLKRHQGIHTGEKPYKCLECGKTFARSMELKRHQRIHTGEKPYKCLECGKTFARSTELKRHQRIHTGEKPYKCFECGKSFALSSHLKRHQRIHTGEKPYKCLECGKTFAQSTQLKRHQQIHTHQRIHTGEKPYKCLECGKSFARSTSLKLHQRIHTGEKPYKCLECGKSFAQGTRLKQHQGIHTGEKPYKCLECGESFAHSTSLKQHQGIHTWEKTYQCLECGKSFAHSTSLKLHQRIHTGEKPYECLECGKSFAHSTSLKLHQGIHTGEKPYKCLECGKSFVLSSHLKLHQGIHTGEKPYKCLECEKTFAQSTELKLHQRIHTGEKPYKCLECGKTFAQNTQLKQHQRRHTGEKPYKCLECWKTFAHSSSLKLHQRIHTGEKPYKCLECGKNFAQRASLKQHQRIHTGEKPYKCFDCGKSFAESAKLKLHQRVHTGEKPYKCFECGKTFAQSTHLKRHQGIHTGEKPYKCLECGKTFALSSHLKQHQRIHTGEKPYKCLECGKTFAQITHLKQHQRIHTGEKPYKCLECGKSFACRRSLKCHQRIRTGEEPYKC, encoded by the exons ttgcataaaagaattcacactggggagaagccctataaatgctttgagtgtgggaagagctttgctcagagcacacagcttaagcggcatcaaggaattcacactggggagaagccctataaatgcttagaatgcgggaagacctttgctcggagcatggagcttaagcggcatcaaagaattcacactggggagaagccctataaatgcttagaatgcgggaagacctttgctcggagcacggagcttaagcggcatcaaagaattcacactggggagaagccctataaatgctttgagtgtgggaagagctttgctctgagctcacaccttaagcgacatcaacgaattcacactggggagaagccctataaatgcttagaatgtgggaaaacttttgctcagagcacacagcttaagcggCATCAACAAATTCACACT catcaaagaatccacactggggagaagccctataaatgcttagaatgcgggaagagctttgctcgcagcacaagccttaagctgcatcaaagaattcacactggggagaagccctataaatgcttagagtgtgggaagagctttgctcagggcACAcgacttaagcagcatcaaggaattcacactggggagaagccctataaatgcttagagtgcggggagagctttgctcacagcacaagccttaagcagcatcaaggaattcacacttgGGAGAAGACTTATcaatgcttagaatgcggaaagagctttgctcacagcacaagccttaagctgcatcaaagaattcacactggggagaagccctatgaatgcttagaatgcgggaagagctttgctcacagcacaagccttaagcttcatcaaggaattcacactggggagaagccttataaatgcttagaatgcgggaagagttTTGTTCTGAGTtcacaccttaagctgcatcaaggaattcacactggggagaagccctacaaatgcttagaatgcgagaagacctttgctcagagcacagagcttaagctgcatcaaagaattcacactggggagaagccctataaatgcttagaatgcgggaagacctttgctcagaacacacagcttaagcagcatcaaagaaggcacactggggagaagccctataaatgcttagagtgttggaagacctttgctcacagcagcagccttaagctgcatcaaagaattcacactggggagaagccctataaatgcttagagtgtgggaaaaaCTTTGCTCAACGtgcaagccttaagcagcatcaaagaattcacactggggagaagccctataaatgctttgattgcgggaagagctttgctgagaGCGCAAaacttaagctgcatcaacgagttcacactggggagaagccctataaatgctttgagtgtgggaagacctttgctcagagcacacaccttaagcggcatcaaggaattcacactggggagaagccctataaatgcttagaatgcgggaagacctttgctctcagctcacaccttaagcagcatcaaagaattcacactggggagaagccctataaatgcttagagtgcgggaagacctttgctcagatcacacaccttaagcagcatcaaagaattcacactggggagaagccctataaatgcttagagtgtggaaagagctttgcttgccgCAGAAGCCTTAAGTGCCATCAAAGAATTCGCACTGGggaggagccctataaatgctaA